A window of Cytobacillus sp. IB215665 genomic DNA:
AAGGTTCGGAGTGTAACTTTTGGTTAAATAACCTGCATAATAGCTATAACTATAAATACAAAGTATATGCTCCTGACGGTACTCTCATTGGTAAATCAGAAACAGCTAAATCACAAGAGAGGTTATATGCAGTGGATTTAAGTAAGTATGGATCAGGTGTTTATACGGTAAAAGTATATTCCCCTTATGGCAATATTGGTGGAAAGTATGTACTAAGGGTTAGAAACTTTTAAACTCAAATCGGTCAGAAGTTGTAGATTACTTTACTTCTTCCTACCGTGTGAGATAAGCATACATAACTGTAAAATCTAAATTACCAAAAACAATTGGAGTGATTTAGATGATACAGAGTATATACGAAACCCATTTACAAGTGAAAGATTTAGATCAAAGCATTGCGTTTTTTGAAAAGCTAGGACTTCAATTAGCACATCGAATTCGTGAAAGAAAATGCGCGTTCTTTTTTATCGGAAATAAGGAACAAATGCTTGGTCTATGGGAAGTACCAGCCGGGCAAGAAATTACAAAGCGACATTTTGCATTCGGCGTACAATTAGCAAAACTAAAAACATCAATAGAATGGTTAGATAACAGAGATATTAAGCTTGCTGAAGATTTTTTTGGTAGAGAACCGATTGAACCAATCGTATTTACTTGGATGCCTGCTGCTTCAGTTTATTTTTATGATCCAGACGGAAACAGTTTAGAGTTTATCTCGTTATTAGAAGGTGACCCGCTAGATTTAAGTGATATGCTTTATTTAAGTGAATGGGACGAATTGAAAAAGAAAGAACAAACAAAGGAACACATAAACAAATGATCATCTGCTTCTATGTTGTTAAAAAATTCCCTTGATATCTTCTAAACTGAAGCTGTCAAGGGAATCTTTCGTATCAATTTGGCACTTTGGCAAAAGTTAGGTCTATTATGTCATCAGTCGACTCCATTCCACGATATACAACCCGATAAACAAAACGACCCTTTCTCACAATAAAATCAGATTTAGTATCGGTTTTTCTAAGCCATAGCTCATCAAATTCACTATGAAATTGTTGCTCGTAAAACCCATAATAGTTACCAGTATATTTATCTTTTAAAGACTGCGTAAATGCTTTAGCCAACCATTCACTCCTTATTTCATACCCGTAGGAATTGAGTGATGGACGATAAACGCCACTTTTGTCATCCCACATCGTATTAGAGACTAAAACTTGTTCTTCAAGTTCATAATAATTAGGTACTAAAATACTTGATTGTTCTGTATAATAATTTGCCCGTCTATCAATCTCACCATTCCTTGTAGCATACTCAAAATTATCAATTATATTTGACATGTGAACGATTGGTAGTTCTTTATTGGGGATTTCAGGGAATCTTTCTTGAGTAATGTACATAATAGTATTACCCACTGTATAAATCAGCCAAATCGTCGCAAGCGCAATCGTACCACTTCCTATCATTTTACTCCGTTTCATTTTCTTCTTGTAATCCAATTTACGGT
This region includes:
- a CDS encoding VOC family protein; protein product: MIQSIYETHLQVKDLDQSIAFFEKLGLQLAHRIRERKCAFFFIGNKEQMLGLWEVPAGQEITKRHFAFGVQLAKLKTSIEWLDNRDIKLAEDFFGREPIEPIVFTWMPAASVYFYDPDGNSLEFISLLEGDPLDLSDMLYLSEWDELKKKEQTKEHINK
- a CDS encoding DUF2812 domain-containing protein — encoded protein: MKNKLKKKFLWVESWYIEEQEAWFSKMALEGWRLINIGHFFATFEKSEPAKVNYRCDIFKVNDQYYNRIDFYKQAGWEHIGSRGFVQIFRGSDDVTSEIHTDASELAETVSILKRDITKRFWMVLFLSIIIIILQMSTLFIDPVDNYVEDNFIDAAVMILIYVSVCFNMITGMLHLSKLMKKIKAGHLFDRKLDYKKKMKRSKMIGSGTIALATIWLIYTVGNTIMYITQERFPEIPNKELPIVHMSNIIDNFEYATRNGEIDRRANYYTEQSSILVPNYYELEEQVLVSNTMWDDKSGVYRPSLNSYGYEIRSEWLAKAFTQSLKDKYTGNYYGFYEQQFHSEFDELWLRKTDTKSDFIVRKGRFVYRVVYRGMESTDDIIDLTFAKVPN